Genomic window (Opitutaceae bacterium):
TTGCGGGCGAGTGAGTCGAGGTTGGGTGTCTCGAGAAAGGGATGCCCGACGAAGCCCATGGCGTCGTAGCGATGATCGTCGGCGAGGATGAAGATGACATTGCGCGGCGCGGCGTGGATCGCCGTGCTCAATGCGAGCAGCAGGGCAAGGAGGAGCGGGCAGGTTCTCAAGGATTTCGCAGGGTGCATGGGTGGATGGATGGATGTGTCGGATTCGTGGGCGTGGTGGGTTGGGGCGCAGTTGATGCAGCTCGGAGGTCGGAGCGATCTGCGCCGGTTGAACGAAGCTTACAGGGATAACCCGCGTTTCTGCGGGTGTACAACCCCAATTCCTGGGATGCTTTACAGATCAAGCGACGACAGCCTTGCCATGGCATGAATGGCGGTTTTTGGTGGCGCGCCCGCCCCTGCATACCCGCTCCATGGAACATCAAGTTGACTCTTCACCTGAAGTGATCCGCTCGCGCATCGCATCACGTTTTCACCGCCCGCTCGCATGGGTGGTGCTTTTTGTCGCGGCCCTGCAACCCGCGGTCGCCGAGGCGGCGACTCTGCCGCCGGTCGTCGGACCTCACGAGAGAATCTCAGCAGCGGACCGTGCGTCGGAAATCGGCTATTTCGGCACCTGTCCGGAAAGCCCGGATGGGCGGACGATCGCGTATGTGCTGTATGACGGACGACCGGTTGCGGGTGGATCCAAGTTTTCAGGCGGGGGCCTGTACCTGTGCGACATTGACCGCAAGCATCATGTCAAGATTAGGGACATCGAAAACATCCGGTGGGAGGACGGCGCCGGTGTGATCTGGCTCGACAACGACACGCTCGGCTATCTGGCCTATGAGCAGGATTTGCCGGTCACGTACATCGTCGATCGGAGCGGGCGCGTTTTGAAGGGGCCGATCGAGGCGTACATTGGTCACGGCGACGCACCGGATGGATGCATTGCGATGTCCGTTGACAAGCGGCAGTATCCCAAGGGCAGCAGTCTGGGTTCGAATGGAATCTACCTGTACAAGGCGGGCGGGATCACGAAAATCATCGATGCCGAACGGGATCTTGGAGGGTTGAAGGATCGGCTGGATGGAAGCGATGATCCGCGTGAATGGAACTATTTCCATGCACAGCTCAGTCCCCGTGGAACGCTTCTTTCGATAAGGCTGGATACCGAACTGGGCAAACAGCACCTGGTGACGTGCCGTGTCGATGGCACGGATGTCAGGCTTTTCGGTGGACCGCGAAAGCCGCTGCATCAGCAATGGTTTGATGACTCAACCATCTTTGGCCACGAGTTTGCTGCGAAACCGGCGGATGGCGGACCGCGCTTTCGTGCGAAGCTGTGGGACAGGGATGGAAACATTCTCCGGGTGCTGGCCGGTGTTGGAAATCATCCCGGCATATCCCCTGACAGGAAGTTCATAGCCACGGACAGCCAGTACGAAACCGAACCGGTCATCATCACGCTGTACCGGGTGGGCAGCACGGAGCCGCTGGCAATACTCATGCGGGAGCCGCCGGGGCCTGTGTGGAGAATGCGGACGCATGTAAACCCGGCGTTTTCACGCGACGGCCGATATGTTTATTTCAACAAGCCCGTCGGTGGAGTTCCCCAGGCCCATCGGGTGTTTGTTGGAGACTTGGTTCGTTCCGCGGACTGAGTGGCGACAGCGGAGGTTTGGGCTTTTGAAACTTCTCTGAAGTATCGAACGGAGGCTGCGTAAGCGCATTGGAACGCTATTCGTGACCACTGATTGGCCTTCACAGCGTTGCACTTGATACAAGGCCTCCTCTGCAGTCTTGTTTATCGATGCGATCGATCGTGACCTCGAAAAACAGGGTTTCCATTCCGGCCGAACTCTCTCGACGTTTTGGAATTTCGCCGGGTTGTCGTTTGGAATGGGTCCCTTTCGAGGCTACTGAGAACGAATTGATCGTCCGCATCATCCCCAAGCGAGCCGATCTCGCTCAGCGTTTGCTCGGGGCCGGGGCGTCGTGGGCGCCTAAACACGATGCGGTTGAGGAACTCCGCGCGGAGCGCTCGCGGGAGGGCTGACGAATGGTCCGCCTGCTTGGATGGTTCGGCCCCCGTCGCTCATTGCGGCAACGCATGGGAGATTTCGGTCAAACTGCGTGCAACTCCTGATCTGTCAGGGGACGCTGGACAGTGACCGTTTCTGGACAGTTCCAATTGTGAGTCTTCCCCGCGTCGGAGAGTGCGCTTCCGCGCCTGGGCTCACGTCAGGTTCACCCCGGCATAGAGGCTCGAGATCGGCAGACGGAACTGCAGCGACGGCAGGACCAGCTCATGACCCATGCCGAGGTGTTCCGGCTCCCAATCCCGTTCCCGGCGGAACAGTGTCGACAGGGGGGGTGCTCTGGCTCACCAGCAGGTACTCGCTCAAACTTGGCAGCCGGATGTAGCTGAGGAATTTCTCGCACCGGTCGAAGCGCTCCGTCTCCGGCGAGAATACTTCGGCGATGAACTGAGGACGGGTCTCGTAATAGCGCTGCGAGTCCTCCGGATCGCACGTCACGATGACATCGGGATAATAGAAAATGTCATCCCGTGCGATCTCCAGCCTCACCTATGTCCCCGGATCATTCCCCACCAGCAAACGGGGGCAGGCGCGATGTGTGCCACTAGGTTTCGCATTGTGCGTGA
Coding sequences:
- a CDS encoding Uma2 family endonuclease, with the translated sequence MRLEIARDDIFYYPDVIVTCDPEDSQRYYETRPQFIAEVFSPETERFDRCEKFLSYIRLPSLSEYLLVSQSTPPVDTVPPGTGLGAGTPRHGS